In Xanthocytophaga agilis, the genomic stretch GAGGGTTGGAGCCTGGTTGTAGCCGAATGAATGTATAGAACATATTATTGAAGGCAAAGTTACGGGCACTTCGAACATAGGCTCCCATCTCTCCGCTACTCAGAGACATAAAAAATCGCCCGTCAATGGTTGATAGCTTATCAGGCCGGAATATACCTGTGATTTTGAAGTCAATGTTGCCATTGCTGCTGGCAATATGTACAATCTTGTTTAATGCTGATTGATTACCAAACAGTTTCTTTGCAATCTCTTCTGAGATAACTACAGAATTGGGTTCATTCAATGCTGTATGAGGTACGCCTTCTATAAAGTTGTATGAAAAAAGATCAAAGAAGGTTGAGTCAGCCATATACCCTTTGGTCTCATAAAAAGACTTATTAACCTTTCCATTTTCTGAGAGCTTAAAAATTGCCTTATCTTCATTAAAAGGTACAAATACGCGGGTTGCCTGTTCTACTTCCGGAAAGTCAGCTTTTAGCGTAAATGCCATGGGCGCTGGAGTATAAGGCATATTCTTCGTCTGATCTGTAGTGACAAACGTAGTTCCTACCCGATACATATCTTCAGCTCGAGTGTGGTGTTTGTCATAGCTGATTTCGTTTTGCACATACAAAAGAATAAGCATACAGCAAGCCATTCCTACAGATAGACCCAGAATATTAATGAATGAGAATGCTTTGTTTTTCTCCAGGTTCCGGAAGGCGATCTTAAAGTAATTGCGTAACATGAGTGGAGTTGCAGTTTAGTTGTACCAAAATCCTTACAAATGGTTTACCAAAAAAATAAAAGGCGGTTTTTACAGGATTCATTGTGTTTTTGGATGGCACACAATGATAAGAATGTTCGAATACGAACACTCTTGTTCAGTTGCGTACACAAGATTATAGGGAGGACGTTTATTGTAAAACTTTCCCATACTATATACATAAAGTAAAATACTTTTTCAAGGTGTGTACATCCAGATGGTAATAGCAGTCGCAAAAGCTACCAGCATCATCAAACTGAAGAAGAAACCTAACATAGCAGGTATCCTTGATTTTTTGGTTTTATGAGTGCCATTCAAACTTTTGATTCCCAGAATAGCACCTGTAATAGCTAGTAGTATAGCTCCTATCCCTATAATCAAGCTGAGTGTACTGGTTGTAAGCTCCAAACTTAAAAAAGCTACTATATACGCACTAACTGTTGTCCAGAGGGATAACCTGCCAAATTTTCGTGACGTATGTTCATCAGGTTTTGGCTTTTTACGATGTACATACAACTTAACAGAGTCCTTTCCTGCTCCTGCTGTCACTATTGTTAATGAACCTTGTTTTTGTGGTGCTGAATAAGATTGGTCAAAAGAAGGATCTGGCACACGCAGAGGTATTTGTGCCCCTTGTGCATTCACAGGAGCCAGTGTATCCGGAAAGGCAACTTCTGTTTGTGCTTTGGTTTGTTCTGGAAAAGATACTATAATAAACAATACATAACTTAGATGGCATAGCCTATACCCAAGAGGATACATTAGTAGAAGCCATATATTGTTTATTGTTTGTATCATTCAAAGTTACTGATTCCAGGCAGCAAACAGTAATAACAGAACCAGAAGAATTAATGTTATAAGTACAAGGAATGAACCTCCCAGTGAAATCCCTGCAATTGCCAGACCTCGTCCTCTAAATAGATCTGGAGACCTGCGAATTTGATTAAGACCTACGATACCACTAATGATAGCAAAAATAGCACAGAATAAAGCTAGTAAACCAAATATACCGCTTCCGAGTGGAAGTAGTACTAAGGCAAATGCTCCAATACCTGACCATAGAGAAGCACGTGCCATAGGATTTATTGTTTGCATGGTTGCAGATCGGCGCCGTGTATAAAGTTTTGTACTATCATCCAGAGATTTATAAAGTTGTCTGGCTAGTTTCATCTGTTTTAGAAAGCCCGGTTTGCGAGTATTATAGGTACTATAGTTGATCTTATTTTCTGACAAACTAGTGGGAGGAAGATAAACATCATTCGAAACCTGTGCCGCATTTACTATGCGACCACTATCTAGGGAGACTAGTGCATCTGGTAAGACAGGTGAGATATTTTTTTGGGAATTATAGTTTGTTTCTTTAAAGGATAGGCGTATAGGATGGCAGGCTAAAAGACATAGGCAGCCTATTAGCATGAGTAAGGTTGTTTTCATAGATGTTTTAAGTGTATCTGGAAATGAATTGGTAATAACCAAACCTTTATGTTCGCTATTCTCAGTAGTGAACACTTATCTGTTTATTATTTCAGGGAAAGAAGTTTTGTGTGGAATTCTATATATACTAAGATGACAAATATTGTGCAAACATACTACTTGGCTCATACAATATTTTTGAACTGCATAAACTCCTGTCTGAATTGAGTTTTGCAGATAGGTTTTATCTTAAGTTATTCACAAGGACAATTATATTGAAGTATGTGCAACTCAGCCAATTATTACTATTCTGATATTTCTCAAGCACAATCAGGATATATGTATTCTTCAACTGTGATCAGTATTTTGATCGTTATTCGTAATGATCAAAATACTGATATTCTGAAAAGTTGATCAGAGTTTAAATATTTCAGAAAAGTGACTGGTATTTTAGTCAAAACAAAAAGCAATCAAAACTCCAGTCAAAATTAAAAGTGAACAGAGTGCCGGTCATTTTCTATTTTGATCAATACTTTATGTGTCTATCCTTTAGTAGGAGCTTAACCGGAACTCAAACATTTTTTACATCTGATCAGTATTTGGATAATTTTCACGATCAACCTTCTACTTCCTGTCAGATCCGCATTCTTAACGTTTTGCCAACGTTTTGAAATCCTTCATATAGCGTATATACTGAATAATTTCTGAAATGTCTGTATCCGAAATATTGGTAAGTGTTGGCATTTTACAATCATTACGATAAGATGATGGGTTTTTGATAAAGGCTTTCAGATGTTCTGGCTGCCAGTATTCCGTAACATTTTTGGGATAATTTAACTCTGGTCCCATCTTCCCTCCTATTCCATTAATCGAATGGCAGGTAAAACAATTGGTATGAAACAGATTATATCCTTTAACCATTCGTTCATCTTTGGGGAATAATACTGTTAGTTCGGATGATACTGGAACCAACCGGATGCGCACAAGATTATAAGGCCATTTGTAACTATTATCTTTGGGATCTGCTTCTGTATACACAATATAAAAAGGGGCAATTTTTGTTTCATGTCCATTTTTTTTAATAGGTATCCACTCCACTCCTTTTGGCGCTTCAGTATCCTGTGTCGCCAGATAGACTTTTGTTTGTATCAATTGTTGTAAAGGCATAGACGGGCTATAGCCATCTTCACACTCAAAGATCACTTGTGTTTGTGAGGCATCAAGATGTCTAACAGAGGAAAACGTATTCAGTATCGTTTGTAAGGGTATTGCCTTAAATGTTTTGGATTTCAGAAAAACAGGGTCATAAGGGATAGTTACTGTTTCTGTAGACTGCAATTGTCCCCTTTCTTTAAGGGCAACCAGATCTATCTGCAATGTATCTGGAGAAGTACTTTGTGTTAGTGAACTGGAGGTATCTTTTGAGACAGCTTCTTTCTCGTCAGTATGTGTTTGTGAAGAGCAAGCCAGTAAACAACTCAATAATATAAAGACAAACAACTGCCAGAATGCATAGGAGGAAAAGATGGAATTTACAGGTCGATGACTTAATTTGACAATCTTATTCATAAGACAAATGATCAGGGACAGTTCTGTTGAAAAACAGAATTATTATTGATGTTTCTTTAGGAATACCCGGATAAGTACTTGCAAGTTACAAGGAAGTATTGTTTCCCAAATGATATATACTAAAATCCGTCAGGTTATTTATAGTATTTTTTTTCTCTTTCGCATACCTTTGTCCCTTTAGGTCGTTGTTATCAGATAGATAATACAGTTGTTCTAAAATATATTGGTTATTTTGAATAAAATTCTTTGTACGATCAACAATACATTTGATTATGAGTAAGGAAAAATTCACGCTATTGCAATCCTCTGCAGTTCCATTGCCTATTGAAAATATAGACACTGACCAGATTATCCCAGCCCGTTTCTTGAAAGCTACTACCCGTGATGGCTTTGGAAAAAATCTATTCCGTGACTGGCGTTTCAATAATGATGATGAGAATCAACCAAAACCTGACTTTGTACTTAACAATCCTACCTATTCGGGCAAAATTCTGGTAGGTGCAAAGAATTTTGGAATGGGTAGTAGTCGTGAGCATGCAGCATGGGCTATATATGACTATGGTTTTCGTGTAGTGGTATCAAGCTTCTTTGCTGATATCTTTAAGAACAATGCATTGAACACTTTCCTGCTGCCGGTTCAGGTTTCAGATGAGTTCTTAAAAGAAATCTTTGCTGAAATTGAAAAAGATCCAGCTACACAACTGACTGTTGATCTGGAAAAACAAACCATATCTCTTGCAAACGGGCATTCCTCGTCTTTTGATATTAATCCCTATAAGAAATCTTGTCTTCTGAATGGATATGACGATATTGATTATCTGCTTAGTCTGAAAGAAGAAATAAAAGCCTATGACTTAGCCCATTAAGCTATAGATAGTTATTTGTATCATTTTTAAATACGAACTCAAACAACTTATTATCTAACACCTTTGTACATGCATTACTGTAGGGAGGCATGTATGAAATTGTAATCCAATGAAAAAAACATACAAAATCACCATTCTTCCAGGTGATGGTATAGGACAGGAAGTAACCCGCGAAGGGAAAAAAGTATTGGAAAAAATTGCTGCCAAGTTTGGGCATACCTTCGAATTTGACGAAGCTACCATTGGTCATGCTGCTATTGAAGCAACCGGAAATCCATTGCCGGATGAAAGCCTTGCCAAAATGAAGGCATCAGATGCAATTTTGTTTGGTGCTGTTGGCCATCCAAAATATGACAATGACCCTACTGCAAAGGTACGTCCTGAACAAGGGTTGTTACGTATGCGTAAAGAACTAGGTTTGTATGCCAATCTGCGTCCAATCAAGTTGTTTGATGAACTGCTTGAAGCATCGAGTATTAAACCTGAGGTCTTACGCGGTTCAGATATATTGTTTTTTCGTGAATTGACAGGAGATGTGTATTTTGGTGAGAGAGGTCGTAAAGACAATGGAGATACTGCCTATGACACCATGATTTATAGCCGGTATGAAGTTGAGCGTATTGCTCATAAAGCATTTAAGGCTGCCATGACCCGTAAGAAAAAAGTGATGTCTGTAGACAAATCCAATGTGCTGGAAAGTAGCCGTTTATGGAAAGAAGTAGTGAATGAAGTAGCAAAGCAATATCCGGAAGTGACACTGGAACATCAGTTTATCGACGCTGCGGCTATGCTTCTGATCAAAAATCCAAAGGCATTTGATGTTGTATTGACAGGAAACTTGTTTGGAGATATACTTACAGATGAAGCATCGCAGATTGCAGGTTCTATGGGTATGCTGGCTTCTGCCTCTGTAGGTGATACCGTAGGACTATACGAACCTATTCACGGTTCTGCTCATGATATTACAGGTAAGGGTGTAGCCAATCCACTGGCATCTATTTTATCTGCTGCTTTATTGCTGGATATATCTTTTGGAATGAAAGAAGAAGCAGATACTGTTATCAAAGCTGTTGAGCAAACCCTGAAAGCTGGTTTCCGCACTCGTGACATTGCAGACGCAAATACGCCTGCTGCAAATATTCTGAATACAGAAACTATGGGAGCCAAAGTCCTGGAATTTATTTAGTTAGATCTTCGTTATACTTTTGTTTTTCCTGTTCATGCAAATTCTTATTGTTTTCATGAACAGGAAAATAGCTTGCCTACAACCTGAAATGCTCTGCATGCATCCTATTTTTTGCTATTTATAAGTGTTTGATTAGTAGATAGTTAAAAATTTAAGATGCATATTTGTAGTTTTTTTCTTTTCCATTTTGGACAAAAACCACTATCTTGGAATTCATTTGCAGAAAAAATTTCTTTTCTAATCATTAAAACATCTCTGGTTTATTAACCTCAACCCCGTGTACCATGGCTGAAAAAGTTCACATCTTCGACACTACTTTACGTGACGGCGAACAAGTCCCCGGCTGTCAATTAACCACCCCGGAAAAAATTGAAGTAGCCAAAGAACTAGAACTACTAGGCGTAGACATTATTGAAGCAGGCTTTCCGATTTCAAGCCCTGGTGACTTTAATTCAGTGATTGAAATATCAAAGGCTGTTTCTGAACCTGTGATTTGTGGTCTGGCTCGTGCCGTAGATAAAGATATTGATGCTGCAGCAGATGCCCTTCGGTTTGCGAAGCGTAGTCGTATTCACACAGGTATTGGTGCTTCTGACATGCACATCAAATATAAATTTAACTCTACCCGTGAAGAGATTCTGGAGCGTGCTGTATGGGCTGTGAAATATGCTAAAAGTAAGAAAGTAGATGAGGTAGAGTTTTATGCAGAAGATGCAGGTCGTGCGGATCTTGAGTTTCTTGCCAGACTTGTAGAAGCTGTGATCGCTGCCGGTGCTAATGTGGTTAATATTCCTGATACAACAGGATATTGTTTGCCTCAGCATTATGGTGAGAAAATAAAGTATTTGTTTGATCACGTTCCTAATATTGATAAAGCGATTATCTCTGCACATTGCCACAATGACCTGGGATTAGCTACTGCCAATAGCATTACTGGTATCATGAATGGTGTACGTCAGATCGAATGTACTATCAATGGAGTTGGTGAAAGAGCTGGAAATACTTCATTGGAAGAAGTTGTGATGGTAATGAAAACTCATAAAGATCTGGGTTTTGAGACGAATATCAACTCTAAGGGATTATATGGTATCAGTCGTCTGGTATCTGATTTAATGCGTATGCCTGTGCAGGCTAACAAAGCTATTGTTGGTAAAAATGCCTTTGCACATTCTTCTGGTATCCACCAGGATGGTTTCCTAAAACATGCTGAAACCTATGAAATCATCAATCCGGAAGATGTAGGTGTGCCTGCTTCTTCTATCGTATTGACAGCTCGTAGTGGTCGCCATGCATTACGTTATCGTCTTGAATTGCTGGGTTATCTGTTTGATAGAGAAGAGCTAAATAGCATGTATGAGAAATTTATTGCATTAGCTGACCGGAAAAAACTGGTAACAGATGATGATTTGCAGGAACTGGTAACAACTGAGTATCCTGTCAAAGCAGAAGCTGCTAAAAAACACTAATAGTATTACAATAAAAAACGGCCTGATTATTAAATCAGGCCGTTTTTTATTGTAATACCTGTGTTATTATTTTATTCACTTCGTAGAGACTTAACCGGATTGGCCAAAGCAGCTTTGATAGCCTGAAAACTTACTGTTATCAAGGCTATTACCAGTGCTAATACCCCCGAAACTACAAACACCCACCAGTGTATCTCAATTCGATAGGCGAAGTCCTGCAACCATTGATTCATAATATACCAGGCTAGCGGTGAGGCAATAACAAATGCCAGTACCACTAACTGTACAAAGTCTTTGGAAAGCATAGCTACTATGTGTGTTACAGATGCACCCAACACTTTTCGGATACCAATCTCTTTGATTTTGGTTTCAGCTGTGTAAGTTGCCAGTCCAAATAGACCCAAACAGGAAATAAAGATGGCGATACCCGCAAAAATATTGAAGAGTGTACTGATGCGTTGTTCGGTTTTGTATAATCTGTCAAACTCTTCATCCATGAACGTGTACTTAAACTCAAAGTTCGGATTGTATTGTTTCCAGATTTTCTCTACAGCAGCAATAGTCTTTGATGCATCCTGAGATGTGGTTTTGACGCAACCTATTTGCCACCAATTGGGATTATAAAAAAATATGATAGGCTCAATTTTCTGATGCATAGACGCAAAGTGGAAATCTTTTACTATGCCTGCTATAATTCCTTTGCGGTCATGAAAGGAAAATCGTTTTCCTATAGGATCTTTGATGCCCATTCGTTTAATAGCTGTTTCATTCAGGATGTAACGTCCAGAGTCAGCAGAAGTATTAAAGAATCCTTCTCCAGCTACCAGCTTAAGACCAAGTAGGTCAAATAAATCTTTGTCGCCAGATATCTGGTTGATGATAAATTCTCGTTTGGGTTCTTTGCCTTCCCAATCTGTATCACCAGAAGAGCTTCCTAGAGACACAATATTCTGGCTGGCAAATCCTACTTTTTTTATTTCAGGTTCCTTATTTAGCTGAGCCTTAATCGCATCCAGATGTTTATACATTTCACCACGCAAGCTAAATTGTAAGATATTGTCCTTATTGTATCCAAGCTCCTTATTTTGAATATAGGAAAGTTGCCGACCTACAATGATAGTTCCGATAATCATGGTAATAGAAAGAGTAAACTGTATGGTTACCAGTATCTTGCGAAATGCGGCATTGTTGCCCCCTACTGAAAATTTACCTTTCATGATCTGAAGAGGCTGGAATGAAGACAACAGGATTGATGGATAGATTCCGGCAACGAATAATGTAGCAGCAAAGGTAACTCCCAGTATAAGCAGGATTGTAGGATTTAGCAGATTAAAGGTCATTTGCTTATCAGCAATCTGATTATAAACTGGCATTAGCAAAAAGATGAACACTAACGCCAGAAACAAAGCGATAACAAAAATCATAGCCGATTCGCCCAGAAACTGGCGGAATAGTTGAATCGTATTGGCACCAATCACTTTACGCACAGCTACTTCTTTGGCACGTTTGGTCGCACGAGCTGTAGACAGATTGATATAATTGATACAGGCGATAAGTAAAATGACAATGGCTACAATCGTAAAAATCCGTACAGACTGGATACCTGCTTCTGTTCCATCTGCATTATACAAATGAAATTTTGAAAGTGGCAGAAATGAATAATGCATATTAGAGGTAAATGCATTGGGTTGATTTTTCTGATGAATCTTTGTCAGCTTCTGAGCTACCTTATCAGGCGAAGCGCCAGACTTCAGAAAAAACCAGGTTACATAATTATAGTTTCCCCAATCTCCCTCCATGCCATTTGGCTCATATTTGCGGTCGTAGCGTTCATCAATTACTGTAAACGGCATAAACCATTCACCACGAAAACTTTGTGAGGCAGTGGCAGGTATATTACCAATAATACCACTTACCACATAATTGTCTTTGTCATTTACCTGAATGATTTTTCCCATCGGATCATCTGCGCCAAAATACTTTTCAGCTATTTTTTCAGTAATGACAATGGATCGGTTATTAGGAAAAGGACTTTTTGCATTACCTTTGATAAGTGGAAAATCAAAAACACTGAAAAATCCAGGGTCCACGTAGATGCCATTGTGTTCAGTAGATATCTTCTCCTGAAAACGAAAGAGAGTAGTATTCCAGATGCGTGTAGTACGTATAGCATCGCTTATCTCAGGAATTTCCCGTTTACCAAATGAAGCTATAGGTGCAGGTGAATTTCCCCAGGTTTGTGTTTTGCCATCTATTTTGAAGTTAGCCGCTATCATATATATGTCTGGCGTATTCTTGTGGAACGAGTCAATACTTAACTCATCCTGTACCCAGAGCAGCATCATAAGGCCTGCGGTTAGTCCTACTGCCAGCCCGAAAATGGTGAGAAATGAGTAAACAACATTTTTACTCAGATTCCGGAAAGTGGTTATGATATAGTTATGCAGCATAGATAGAGCAGTTAGTGTAATGGTCAGATTTTAAAATAAAGAACTCCTAACTTAGATGCACTATCTGAGTTAGGAGTTGCTTCATAAAAATAATTATTCGCTTCTCAATGATCGGGTTGGATTCATCAGAGCAACTTTTACAGATCGATAGCTTACTGTTAGTGTGGCTATTAGGACTGTGAAGCCAATCGCTATCCCAAAGATGTCAGGTCCAATGGCTACCTTGTACTTAAAGTCCTGAAGCCAACTGTTCATTACCCACCATGCCAAGGGTGCTGCAATGACAAATGCTATGGCAATGAGTCTGACAAATTCTTTTCCAAATAGCCACAATACATGGCCTGTCGTAGCACCCAATACCTTGCGAATACCGATTTCCTTGGTTTTTTGTGCTGCCATAAAAGATACCAAGCCATACAGACCCAGACAGCCAATAAAGATAGCAATACCTGCAAAGGCCTGAATAAGCTGGAGCATGATGTCATCCAATGCATAAAATTCAGCAATCTTTTCATCCAGGAAGGAATGGCTGTATACATACTCAGGATAGGTCTCATTCCATACCTTTTCCATAGATGCCAGCGTTGATTTTATATTAGCAGGATGTATCTTAACAGCACAGTTATTATACATGTCGGAAACAGACATTATACAAATTGGACTAATATCTGTACGGAAAGAATAGTTGTAGAAATCATTTACTACGCCCACAATAATGCCTTTCTGATGATCTCCATTCACGCTTATGGGCTTTCCTATTACATCCTGAGGAGCTTTAAGACTCAGCTTTTTCACAAAGGTCTCATTTACGAGAAATTCTCGTGCCGTATCAGATGGAAAGAGGTTTCGGCCTGCAACCAGTTTTAAACCAAATGTAGCTACATACTGGTAATCGGCGTCTTTCCGGTTAATCGCAAACTTCTCCTCTTCTGGTCTGTTATCATAGCGTATATCTGTATTGTTATTAGAGGTTGCTGCCGGAGCCTGGAAACAAAAGGATACATTATTTACTCCTGAAATTTCGGAAAGACGAGTGCGTAAGGTGTTCATCTTTACCTTGTCTGAAACAGGTACAGGCAACATTACAACAGACTCTTTTGTGAATCCCAGATCTGATTCTT encodes the following:
- a CDS encoding ABC transporter permease, giving the protein MLHNYIITTFRNLSKNVVYSFLTIFGLAVGLTAGLMMLLWVQDELSIDSFHKNTPDIYMIAANFKIDGKTQTWGNSPAPIASFGKREIPEISDAIRTTRIWNTTLFRFQEKISTEHNGIYVDPGFFSVFDFPLIKGNAKSPFPNNRSIVITEKIAEKYFGADDPMGKIIQVNDKDNYVVSGIIGNIPATASQSFRGEWFMPFTVIDERYDRKYEPNGMEGDWGNYNYVTWFFLKSGASPDKVAQKLTKIHQKNQPNAFTSNMHYSFLPLSKFHLYNADGTEAGIQSVRIFTIVAIVILLIACINYINLSTARATKRAKEVAVRKVIGANTIQLFRQFLGESAMIFVIALFLALVFIFLLMPVYNQIADKQMTFNLLNPTILLILGVTFAATLFVAGIYPSILLSSFQPLQIMKGKFSVGGNNAAFRKILVTIQFTLSITMIIGTIIVGRQLSYIQNKELGYNKDNILQFSLRGEMYKHLDAIKAQLNKEPEIKKVGFASQNIVSLGSSSGDTDWEGKEPKREFIINQISGDKDLFDLLGLKLVAGEGFFNTSADSGRYILNETAIKRMGIKDPIGKRFSFHDRKGIIAGIVKDFHFASMHQKIEPIIFFYNPNWWQIGCVKTTSQDASKTIAAVEKIWKQYNPNFEFKYTFMDEEFDRLYKTEQRISTLFNIFAGIAIFISCLGLFGLATYTAETKIKEIGIRKVLGASVTHIVAMLSKDFVQLVVLAFVIASPLAWYIMNQWLQDFAYRIEIHWWVFVVSGVLALVIALITVSFQAIKAALANPVKSLRSE
- the leuD gene encoding 3-isopropylmalate dehydratase small subunit, with the protein product MSKEKFTLLQSSAVPLPIENIDTDQIIPARFLKATTRDGFGKNLFRDWRFNNDDENQPKPDFVLNNPTYSGKILVGAKNFGMGSSREHAAWAIYDYGFRVVVSSFFADIFKNNALNTFLLPVQVSDEFLKEIFAEIEKDPATQLTVDLEKQTISLANGHSSSFDINPYKKSCLLNGYDDIDYLLSLKEEIKAYDLAH
- a CDS encoding 2-isopropylmalate synthase — translated: MAEKVHIFDTTLRDGEQVPGCQLTTPEKIEVAKELELLGVDIIEAGFPISSPGDFNSVIEISKAVSEPVICGLARAVDKDIDAAADALRFAKRSRIHTGIGASDMHIKYKFNSTREEILERAVWAVKYAKSKKVDEVEFYAEDAGRADLEFLARLVEAVIAAGANVVNIPDTTGYCLPQHYGEKIKYLFDHVPNIDKAIISAHCHNDLGLATANSITGIMNGVRQIECTINGVGERAGNTSLEEVVMVMKTHKDLGFETNINSKGLYGISRLVSDLMRMPVQANKAIVGKNAFAHSSGIHQDGFLKHAETYEIINPEDVGVPASSIVLTARSGRHALRYRLELLGYLFDREELNSMYEKFIALADRKKLVTDDDLQELVTTEYPVKAEAAKKH
- a CDS encoding c-type cytochrome; this encodes MNKIVKLSHRPVNSIFSSYAFWQLFVFILLSCLLACSSQTHTDEKEAVSKDTSSSLTQSTSPDTLQIDLVALKERGQLQSTETVTIPYDPVFLKSKTFKAIPLQTILNTFSSVRHLDASQTQVIFECEDGYSPSMPLQQLIQTKVYLATQDTEAPKGVEWIPIKKNGHETKIAPFYIVYTEADPKDNSYKWPYNLVRIRLVPVSSELTVLFPKDERMVKGYNLFHTNCFTCHSINGIGGKMGPELNYPKNVTEYWQPEHLKAFIKNPSSYRNDCKMPTLTNISDTDISEIIQYIRYMKDFKTLAKR
- a CDS encoding DUF4190 domain-containing protein produces the protein MKTTLLMLIGCLCLLACHPIRLSFKETNYNSQKNISPVLPDALVSLDSGRIVNAAQVSNDVYLPPTSLSENKINYSTYNTRKPGFLKQMKLARQLYKSLDDSTKLYTRRRSATMQTINPMARASLWSGIGAFALVLLPLGSGIFGLLALFCAIFAIISGIVGLNQIRRSPDLFRGRGLAIAGISLGGSFLVLITLILLVLLLLFAAWNQ
- the leuB gene encoding 3-isopropylmalate dehydrogenase produces the protein MKKTYKITILPGDGIGQEVTREGKKVLEKIAAKFGHTFEFDEATIGHAAIEATGNPLPDESLAKMKASDAILFGAVGHPKYDNDPTAKVRPEQGLLRMRKELGLYANLRPIKLFDELLEASSIKPEVLRGSDILFFRELTGDVYFGERGRKDNGDTAYDTMIYSRYEVERIAHKAFKAAMTRKKKVMSVDKSNVLESSRLWKEVVNEVAKQYPEVTLEHQFIDAAAMLLIKNPKAFDVVLTGNLFGDILTDEASQIAGSMGMLASASVGDTVGLYEPIHGSAHDITGKGVANPLASILSAALLLDISFGMKEEADTVIKAVEQTLKAGFRTRDIADANTPAANILNTETMGAKVLEFI